One Polaribacter sp. KT25b DNA segment encodes these proteins:
- a CDS encoding deoxyribodipyrimidine photo-lyase, with product MKTTINIFWFRRDLRLDDNCGLFHALSSDKKVLPIFIFDEDILKKLPKEDARVSFIHQELKNINQQLLEINSGLSVFHGKPMDIFKDLSEKYIINTVFTNHDYEPYALKRDLEIKDFLASKNIIFKTFKDQVIFERNEIVKKDGTPYKVYTPYSKKWLEAFHSKGIQFFPSDEKLENFIKSETHQFLSLKDIGFTKSSIKVESYKINDSLIDSYEETRNFPAKNSTSKLGTHLRFGTVSIRKMVEKASKSNNITFLKELIWREFFMQILWHFPHTVKDSFKPQYDRILWRNNEDEFNAWCKGETGYPLVDAGMRELNQTGFMHNRVRMLVGSFLCKHLLIDWRWGEAYFAEKLHDYEQSSNIGNWQWVAGTGVDASPYFRIFNPTTQILKFDKNLEYIKKWVPEFQELTYSTQIVEHKMARERCLKTYKTALQKF from the coding sequence ATGAAAACAACAATTAACATTTTTTGGTTTAGAAGAGATTTACGTTTAGATGATAATTGTGGTTTATTTCACGCGCTTTCTTCGGATAAAAAAGTACTTCCTATTTTTATTTTTGATGAAGATATTCTTAAAAAACTACCAAAAGAGGATGCACGTGTTTCATTTATTCATCAGGAATTAAAAAACATTAACCAACAACTTTTAGAAATAAATAGCGGACTTTCTGTATTTCATGGAAAACCGATGGATATTTTTAAAGATTTATCAGAAAAATATATAATTAATACTGTTTTTACAAATCATGATTATGAGCCTTATGCACTAAAAAGAGATTTAGAAATTAAAGATTTTTTAGCGTCAAAAAACATCATTTTTAAAACATTTAAAGACCAAGTAATTTTTGAAAGAAATGAAATTGTAAAAAAAGACGGAACTCCTTATAAAGTGTACACTCCGTACTCTAAAAAATGGCTGGAAGCTTTTCACTCAAAAGGAATTCAGTTTTTTCCTTCGGATGAAAAGTTAGAAAATTTCATCAAAAGTGAAACTCATCAATTTTTATCATTAAAAGATATTGGGTTTACAAAATCCTCTATAAAAGTTGAATCCTATAAAATAAACGATAGTTTAATTGATAGCTACGAAGAAACTAGAAATTTCCCTGCAAAAAACAGTACTTCAAAACTAGGAACTCATTTACGTTTCGGAACAGTGAGCATCAGAAAAATGGTTGAAAAAGCTTCAAAAAGCAACAATATTACTTTCTTAAAAGAATTAATTTGGCGCGAATTTTTTATGCAAATTCTATGGCATTTTCCACACACAGTAAAAGATAGTTTTAAACCGCAATACGACCGCATTTTATGGCGAAATAACGAAGATGAATTTAATGCTTGGTGCAAAGGAGAAACAGGCTACCCACTAGTTGATGCAGGTATGAGAGAATTAAACCAAACAGGTTTTATGCATAACAGAGTTAGAATGTTAGTTGGTAGTTTTTTATGCAAACATTTATTGATAGATTGGAGATGGGGTGAAGCTTATTTTGCAGAAAAATTGCACGATTATGAGCAATCAAGTAATATTGGTAATTGGCAATGGGTTGCTGGTACTGGTGTTGATGCATCGCCATATTTTAGAATTTTTAATCCAACAACTCAGATTTTAAAGTTTGATAAAAACTTAGAATATATCAAAAAATGGGTTCCAGAGTTTCAAGAACTCACGTATTCTACGCAAATTGTAGAACATAAAATGGCAAGAGAACGTTGTTTAAAAACCTACAAAACAGCTCTACAAAAATTTTAA
- a CDS encoding wax ester/triacylglycerol synthase domain-containing protein — MAKKVIKDLLQEVLDSSMQQISGQDATFLYAESPTSTMHVATLTIVEGSIEFNDFKEIVASKLHLIPKFRKRLLNVPMNLDYPYWVDDPNFDIDLHINRLKLPNPANWKTLREMTSSFLAAL, encoded by the coding sequence ATGGCTAAAAAGGTAATTAAAGATCTTTTACAAGAAGTTTTAGATAGTTCTATGCAACAAATATCTGGACAAGACGCAACGTTTTTATATGCAGAATCTCCAACTAGCACTATGCATGTTGCAACTTTAACTATAGTAGAAGGTTCCATAGAATTCAATGATTTTAAAGAAATAGTAGCCTCAAAACTGCATTTAATTCCAAAGTTTAGAAAAAGGCTTTTAAATGTACCAATGAATTTAGACTATCCTTATTGGGTAGATGATCCTAATTTTGACATCGATTTACACATCAATAGATTAAAACTTCCAAATCCTGCAAACTGGAAAACTTTAAGAGAAATGACTTCTTCTTTTTTAGCAGCCCTTTAG
- a CDS encoding WS/DGAT domain-containing protein encodes MWSIDFIEGLDEVAQVPKGSIAILSKIHHVMIDGSSGVGLMSILFDKNKEEKEKKPSSPKPFEPEPLPDEISLLIKSSYSFFKNPFKVPKLIGETAFSFLKVKMNNQLRVKRTSFKSSYSTPKTIFNECVSPKRTWGTAILAFDRINKLRKIIDVSVNDLILAICAGAIRRYLEEKEKLPVQPLVANVPISIRTKGEEQKMNNQISNMFIKIGTHIKNPLDRLDFIQEQTSLGKSKHKAVGAKTLSKMADAMPFGLANLAASLYSKYNIKEFHRPPFNVTITNVPGPQNPLYLKGHKVVGIFGLAPVLDGFGLIIAAFSYNGLVSITTTSDAKTMPDADKFSRYIRESANELEALILTKEKQKTVEKVKKIKSSVFFTAFKKYLIADKNLREQIIGLYDFHLNLGESEINYQLAVLKETVSVKKKKTAKPSVKIIIDDNYLINLHKKNLLLEEAIIQERLFFTGTKKNIDKFSQILSEFLEKN; translated from the coding sequence TTGTGGTCTATTGATTTTATAGAAGGCTTAGACGAAGTTGCACAAGTACCAAAAGGTTCTATTGCAATTTTGTCTAAAATACATCATGTAATGATAGATGGAAGCTCTGGAGTTGGATTAATGAGTATTTTATTTGATAAAAACAAAGAAGAGAAAGAAAAAAAGCCTTCATCTCCTAAACCTTTTGAACCAGAACCTTTACCAGATGAAATTAGTTTATTAATAAAAAGTTCCTATAGTTTTTTTAAAAACCCGTTTAAAGTTCCTAAATTAATTGGTGAAACTGCATTTTCTTTCCTTAAAGTAAAAATGAATAATCAATTAAGAGTAAAAAGAACTTCGTTTAAAAGCTCTTACTCTACTCCAAAAACTATTTTTAATGAATGTGTTTCTCCTAAAAGAACTTGGGGAACAGCTATTTTAGCTTTCGACAGAATAAACAAACTTCGCAAAATTATAGATGTTAGTGTTAACGATTTAATTTTAGCAATTTGTGCTGGTGCAATTAGACGTTATTTAGAAGAAAAAGAAAAATTACCAGTACAACCTTTGGTTGCAAATGTTCCTATTTCTATTCGCACAAAAGGCGAAGAACAAAAAATGAATAATCAGATTTCTAATATGTTCATTAAAATTGGTACACATATTAAAAACCCTTTAGACCGCTTAGATTTTATACAAGAGCAAACTAGTTTAGGAAAATCTAAACACAAAGCTGTTGGCGCTAAAACACTTTCTAAAATGGCAGATGCTATGCCTTTTGGGTTGGCAAATTTAGCGGCAAGTTTGTATAGCAAATACAATATTAAAGAATTCCATAGACCGCCATTTAATGTTACTATTACCAATGTTCCTGGCCCACAAAATCCGCTTTATTTAAAAGGCCATAAAGTGGTAGGAATTTTTGGCTTAGCACCCGTTTTAGATGGTTTTGGTTTGATTATAGCCGCGTTTAGTTACAATGGTTTAGTTTCTATAACAACAACTTCTGATGCTAAAACAATGCCAGATGCCGATAAATTTTCTAGATATATTAGAGAATCTGCAAATGAACTAGAAGCACTTATTTTAACAAAAGAAAAACAAAAAACTGTTGAAAAAGTAAAAAAAATTAAAAGCTCAGTATTTTTTACCGCATTTAAAAAGTATTTAATTGCTGATAAAAATCTAAGAGAACAAATAATTGGTTTGTATGATTTTCATCTAAATTTAGGTGAATCAGAAATTAACTATCAACTAGCAGTTTTAAAAGAAACCGTTTCTGTAAAAAAGAAAAAAACAGCAAAACCTTCTGTAAAAATTATAATTGATGACAATTACCTCATCAATCTTCATAAAAAGAATTTATTATTAGAAGAAGCCATTATTCAAGAAAGATTATTTTTTACTGGTACAAAAAAGAATATTGATAAATTCTCACAAATACTTTCTGAATTTTTAGAAAAAAATTAA
- a CDS encoding alpha/beta hydrolase produces MSFSTNTYRTIDDKTIFYYKWPSKKNSTLKGIVQISHGVGEHAGRYQHFATTLQNEGYEVYANDHRIHGKSVKNHDYLGYYDGDDYFLDALNDMRQLTEIIKKEHPNKKIILFGHSMGSLLSRNYVTKYGDDLDALILSGTASFMKGIGSFGLISAKFLGKLNGKHRSNELLKNLFFTQFNKKFKPNRTNVDWISSDEHQVDLFEADPLRIEDFSLSVFRDILKGTKKVNETKTFKNTPKDLPILIFSGDKDPVGEMGKGVIKVVNAYKKADIKDLTLNLYEGGRHEMLNEINKDEVEHDVINWLKERMKAKI; encoded by the coding sequence ATGAGTTTTAGTACCAACACATATAGAACGATTGATGATAAAACCATTTTTTATTACAAATGGCCATCAAAAAAAAACAGTACTTTAAAAGGAATTGTACAAATTTCTCATGGAGTTGGCGAACATGCAGGTAGATATCAACACTTTGCAACAACATTACAAAATGAAGGTTATGAAGTGTATGCAAACGATCATAGAATTCATGGTAAATCAGTAAAAAACCATGATTATTTAGGGTATTATGATGGCGATGATTATTTTTTAGATGCTTTAAATGATATGCGTCAACTTACAGAAATCATCAAAAAAGAACATCCGAATAAAAAAATAATTCTGTTTGGTCACAGCATGGGTTCTTTATTAAGTAGAAATTATGTTACTAAATATGGTGATGATTTAGATGCTTTAATTTTATCTGGAACTGCAAGTTTTATGAAAGGAATTGGTTCTTTTGGACTTATAAGCGCTAAATTTTTAGGAAAATTAAATGGCAAACACCGAAGTAATGAATTACTTAAAAATTTGTTTTTTACACAATTTAATAAAAAATTTAAACCCAACAGAACAAATGTAGACTGGATTAGTAGCGATGAGCATCAAGTAGATTTATTTGAAGCAGATCCGTTAAGAATTGAAGATTTTTCTTTAAGTGTTTTTAGAGATATTTTAAAAGGAACTAAAAAAGTTAATGAAACTAAAACTTTTAAAAACACACCAAAAGATTTACCCATTTTAATTTTTTCTGGTGATAAAGATCCTGTTGGTGAAATGGGAAAAGGTGTGATAAAAGTGGTAAATGCTTACAAAAAAGCGGATATTAAAGACCTTACATTAAATTTGTATGAAGGAGGCAGACATGAAATGTTAAACGAAATAAATAAAGATGAAGTTGAACATGATGTCATTAATTGGCTAAAAGAAAGAATGAAGGCTAAAATTTAA
- a CDS encoding alpha/beta fold hydrolase, which produces MENNKILYTSFTKLALKVAMSKGMTLKKAKEIVILKFELHPFEKMIVGLIDESKLIKKEVNTLLNECISVCEDFGPDRDYVTLNIVLERISKIEATKKGTNDIANQVLKTFKEKVDEINKRIESPPLFNVLLETRSVVEWVSMFGVYPFIPKHKASKNKPVLLMPPYLGNDNSTAFVRKYLRSVGFKTYKWDLGVNMINSKSLPKLIEKLDEIYEKHQEKVSLVGWSGGGIFAKIIANRHPEKVEQLITIGSPVWGVKNMKTPLVRSLEFLRGRKLRERNDKFIKELEEIPDVPVTCIYTKTDGLLPWKHCMEAETLRKDINNIEVFGSHCGMGANASVLLTVANSLNTNITGKKPKGITTKIESLFFPEFWEQKGISKFTNLFFS; this is translated from the coding sequence ATGGAAAATAACAAAATACTCTATACATCTTTTACAAAGCTTGCTTTAAAAGTTGCAATGTCTAAAGGCATGACTTTAAAAAAAGCAAAAGAAATCGTTATTTTAAAGTTTGAACTTCATCCTTTCGAAAAAATGATTGTTGGCCTTATTGATGAAAGTAAATTAATAAAAAAAGAAGTAAATACTTTATTAAATGAATGTATTTCTGTCTGTGAAGATTTTGGACCAGACAGAGATTATGTGACTTTAAATATTGTTTTAGAAAGAATTAGCAAAATTGAAGCCACAAAAAAAGGAACAAATGATATAGCGAATCAAGTTTTAAAAACCTTTAAAGAAAAGGTTGATGAAATAAACAAAAGAATAGAATCTCCTCCCCTCTTTAATGTATTGTTAGAAACAAGATCTGTTGTAGAATGGGTTTCAATGTTTGGCGTTTATCCATTTATACCAAAACACAAAGCAAGCAAAAACAAACCCGTTTTACTGATGCCTCCTTATTTAGGCAACGATAATTCTACTGCTTTTGTTAGAAAATATTTAAGATCCGTAGGTTTTAAAACTTACAAATGGGATTTAGGCGTAAATATGATTAACTCAAAATCATTGCCAAAATTGATAGAAAAACTAGATGAAATTTACGAAAAACATCAAGAAAAAGTAAGTCTTGTTGGCTGGAGTGGCGGTGGTATTTTCGCTAAAATAATTGCCAACAGACATCCAGAAAAAGTGGAACAATTAATTACAATTGGTTCTCCTGTTTGGGGCGTTAAAAATATGAAAACTCCTTTAGTTAGGTCTTTAGAATTTTTAAGAGGACGAAAACTAAGAGAAAGAAACGATAAGTTTATTAAAGAATTAGAAGAAATTCCGGATGTACCAGTAACTTGTATTTATACAAAAACCGATGGTCTTTTACCTTGGAAACACTGTATGGAAGCAGAAACATTAAGAAAAGATATAAACAATATCGAAGTTTTTGGCAGTCATTGTGGTATGGGCGCAAATGCTTCGGTTTTATTAACAGTTGCCAATTCTTTAAACACAAATATTACTGGCAAAAAACCAAAGGGAATTACAACTAAAATAGAAAGTTTATTTTTTCCTGAATTTTGGGAACAAAAAGGAATATCAAAATTTACGAACCTCTTTTTTAGTTAA